In the Scylla paramamosain isolate STU-SP2022 chromosome 14, ASM3559412v1, whole genome shotgun sequence genome, one interval contains:
- the LOC135107118 gene encoding dynein assembly factor with WD repeat domains 1-like, producing the protein MHLKRIYLRYYPPGLTFEMMDGQISSWREIQLLDLKPESVSVLFKMCNNCYKQYNSICSIISLRDFLGAVPKWTPWWRRWCTQEGGAAGQRARLHRLVSRLLLALRTDATRTHTRHRTLRAHILPLTNVTLNKAATLCATASYDRQCRLWRIKDGASETTLKGHQDVVFDVTFVGKYDELVATCSFDGTVRVWESVSGACELVMAGHEGPVAVVTPLPASKQFLATGEWTPRPECGTSPWVMLLLLLLLLLLLLVVVVMVVIVVVVVIVVVVVIVVVVVVVVVVVVISTSPQKLHNIKSTHPAGECAAVLEGHSGAVVGVGGDRSGHLLYSASFDGTVRLWDGRSHECSGTLMDHEGEVNGAGLSWCGHFLASWATDATARVWDLRHTSKPVHVMRHDAEVVSGAWDNCGRQLVTGGVDRTARVLHVPSLTETVQLEGHGGEVSKVCFSPSGSRVFTAGEDGHLRVWDTTTGHCLQEERGHTSEIFSMAVSYEGDVLVTGSRDSTCVVWKHRTTEGT; encoded by the exons TCAGTATCTGTATTGTTCAAGATGTGCAATAACTGTTACAAACAATATAATAGCATATGCAGCATTATCAGCCTCCGTGACTTCCTTGGTGCAGTTCCCAAGTGGACGccgtggtggaggaggtggtgcacacaggagggaggagcagcaggcCAGCGAGCCAGACTGCACCGCCTAGTAAGTCGCCTGCTGCTTGCCCTACGCACGGACGCCACCCGCACCCACACGCGCCACAGGACTCTCAGGGCACACATCTTACCCCTCACCAACGTTACACTCAACAAGGCGGCGACTCT ATGCGCCACTGCCAGTTACGACCGCCAGTGCAGGTTGTGGCGGATTAAGGACGGCGCCTCGGAGACCACACTCAAGGGGCACCAGGACGTGGTCTTCGATGTGACGTTTGTTGGCAAGTACGA TGAGCTTGTGGCGACCTGCAGCTTCGACGGCACGGTGCGGGTGTGGGAGTCCGTGTCCGGGGCGTGTGAGCTGGTGATGGCAGGCCATGAGGGCCCCGTGGCCGTGGTGACTCCTCTGCCAGCCTCCAAGCAGTTCCTGGCCACTGGGGAATGGACACCTCGGCCAGAGTGTGGGACATCACCatgggtaatgttgttgttgttgttattgttgctgttgttgttgttggtggtggtggtgatggtggtaatagtagtggtagtagtaatagtagtagtagtagtaatagtagtagtagtagtagttgtagtagtggtagtagtaatatcaaCATCACCA CAAAAGCTGCATAACATCAAATCCACGCATCCTGCAGGGGAGTGCGCGGCGGTGCTGGAGGGTCACTCCGGGGCGGTGGTGGGCGTCGGGGGCGACAGGTCAGGACATCTCCTGTACTCCGCATCCTTCGACGGTACGGTCAGGCTCTGGGACGGCCGCTCCCACGA ATGTAGCGGCACCTTAATGGACCATGAAGGGGAAGTCAACGGGGCAGGACTCAGCTGGTGCGGTCATTTCCTCGCCTCCTGGGCCACTGACGCCACGGCCCGTGTGTGGGACTTGCGCCACACCTCCAAGCCAGTCCACGTCATGCGTCACGATGCTGAG GTGGTGAGTGGAGCCTGGGACAACTGTGGCAGGCAGCTGGTGACAGGCGGCGTGGATCGGACTGCCCGGGTGTTGCACGTGCCGTCCCTCACCGAGACAGTCCAGCTTGAGGGCCACGGAGGGGAGGTATCAAAG GTCTGCTTCAGTCCTTCTGGGAGCCGCGTCTTCACGGCGGGGGAGGACGGCCACCTCAGGGTCTGGGACACCACCACTGGTCACTGCCTTCAG GAGGAGCGAGGACACACCAGCGAGATATTCTCCATGGCAGTGAGCTACGAGGGAGACGTGCTGGTGACGGGTAGTAGGGACAGCACGTGCGTGGTGTGGAAACACCGCACCACCGAGGGAACCTAG
- the LOC135106823 gene encoding N-acylneuraminate-9-phosphatase-like isoform X3 gives MSHREADAAACLKVASWLENRGMSTEKSLSITTDYLHKFRETPAPDYPADQEGLDQWRRDIWESVLPPEYEHLDSVYLVWKRERLSHLCLKPCVRQLLDDLGTHFTIGIVTNGPSVAQWEKVKETGVQKYCDSVVISGDHNVEKPDRAIFDIALAELQVKPCECVMVGDKIEADILGGKNVGVKMTVWLNGRGKVAPNDIVPDFTIDNIKDLQTVLYKS, from the exons GTAGCATCATGGCTAGAAAATCGAGGAATGTCCACGGAGAAGAGTTTGAGTATTACGACAGATTATTTACACAAGTTCCGCGAGACTCCCGCCCCGGACTACCCCGCCGACCAGGAGGGACTCGACCAGTGGAGACGCGACATATGGGAGTCTGTTTTGCCGCCAGAATACGAACATCTAG ACAGCGTGTACTTAGTGTGGAAACGTGAAAGGCTGAGCCACCTGTGCCTGAAGCCGTGCGTCAGGCAGTTGCTTGATGACCTTGGAACGCACTTCACCATAGGAATAGTAACGAATG GTCCATCAGTAGCTCAgtgggagaaggtgaaggagacagGGGTCCAGAAGTATTGTGACTCAGTCGTGATAAGTGGAGACCATAATGTGGAGAAACCTGACAGGGCCATTTTTGACATCGCTCTTGCAGAGTTACag gtGAAGCCTTGTGAATGCGTCATGGTTGGAGACAAGATTGAGGCGGACATTTTGGGAGGAAAGAACGTTGGTGTAAAAATGACTGTCTGGCTCAATGGAAGAGGCAAAGTAGCTCCGAATGATATTGTACCAGACTTTACTATTGATAACATAAAAGACCTTCAAACAGTGTTATATAAGTCGTAG
- the LOC135106823 gene encoding N-acylneuraminate-9-phosphatase-like isoform X4: MSTEKSLSITTDYLHKFRETPAPDYPADQEGLDQWRRDIWESVLPPEYEHLDSVYLVWKRERLSHLCLKPCVRQLLDDLGTHFTIGIVTNGPSVAQWEKVKETGVQKYCDSVVISGDHNVEKPDRAIFDIALAELQVKPCECVMVGDKIEADILGGKNVGVKMTVWLNGRGKVAPNDIVPDFTIDNIKDLQTVLYKS; the protein is encoded by the exons ATGTCCACGGAGAAGAGTTTGAGTATTACGACAGATTATTTACACAAGTTCCGCGAGACTCCCGCCCCGGACTACCCCGCCGACCAGGAGGGACTCGACCAGTGGAGACGCGACATATGGGAGTCTGTTTTGCCGCCAGAATACGAACATCTAG ACAGCGTGTACTTAGTGTGGAAACGTGAAAGGCTGAGCCACCTGTGCCTGAAGCCGTGCGTCAGGCAGTTGCTTGATGACCTTGGAACGCACTTCACCATAGGAATAGTAACGAATG GTCCATCAGTAGCTCAgtgggagaaggtgaaggagacagGGGTCCAGAAGTATTGTGACTCAGTCGTGATAAGTGGAGACCATAATGTGGAGAAACCTGACAGGGCCATTTTTGACATCGCTCTTGCAGAGTTACag gtGAAGCCTTGTGAATGCGTCATGGTTGGAGACAAGATTGAGGCGGACATTTTGGGAGGAAAGAACGTTGGTGTAAAAATGACTGTCTGGCTCAATGGAAGAGGCAAAGTAGCTCCGAATGATATTGTACCAGACTTTACTATTGATAACATAAAAGACCTTCAAACAGTGTTATATAAGTCGTAG
- the LOC135106823 gene encoding neurochondrin homolog isoform X1, whose translation MNMASGGDSHSSTSEVDQVQANSESDQMDSEDSKEREEPPAVPDPVEKSVMILERAKSDTEKFAALLMVTKLTKAGELSETDKKKIMNAVGLPFLARLMRTSDVPEGCPPFMFKSIALTILTSLMSCCSGSQVLYGLIPILCEIISKSELYETDLTLIKDSYQCLKCIASDKCGSEAIIDYEALSTLVEAYAEGNFGCDDAIDVILMVVSEEGTKTWEDEPEAFMKLMTHVAHEFVVDHGENKFKLCNVLTKLLQSQPQSSEMEQQGWKQDLHKGISDIIFSKLGREHRISGLRLAGAALENLGLPWVLQAGAETDTGETKGKQLLLMMVHLSCIEVRMGLEDKTFEEVVSIALPITACYSVIEMSVIFLVNGAVDFEQKHKQQLYESLKGAINAVLKFLQGASFEDTVLENSKTYMFVCATIRVLCAWLAEETAANKDDVYKTLPFIIKICKHSFDHNKTSVSKSKKKGHSVVTHKAEDKKKLPDVLRFLLPGLCHLTAEDVPRRILIDLELENLLFEYFSFHWNSIKDAFGPQVKEEVDIPIAKIHAAGEAMSTISNIFMNIVVQEPERVQNDVLYYSVMKFIFCKLPEIPPESCHLKLSGTLCILGLMILRHQHPNVKSTDFTIFRFVQSTVRFLWDAHNVEESRDYATLVVSSKYESDWGCLMDLWFLGMHTLSFLLPIIPWLSDFLMESEWPQTIVATLLTVREGGLDVGLKSALEDFLSLLCKSSNTANNILQEKGVLQVCKNHKLEELSHVFGVKL comes from the coding sequence ATGAATATGGCCAGCGGTGGGGATAGCCACTCCTCGACCTCTGAGGTAGACCAAGTGCAAGCCAACAGTGAATCAGATCAAATGGATTCAGAAGACagcaaggagagggaggagccaCCAGCTGTACCTGATCCTGTTGAAAAAAGTGTAATGATTCTTGAACGAGCTAAATCAGACACTGAAAAATTTGCTGCCCTGTTGATGGTGACAAAACTTACCAAGGCAGGGGAGTTGAGTgagacagacaagaagaaaattatgaatgcAGTGGGCTTGCCATTTTTAGCTCGTTTGATGAGGACCAGTGATGTGCCAGAAGGATGCCCACCTTTCATGTTCAAATCTATTGCATTAACAATATTAACTTCCCTAATGTCATGCTGTTCAGGCAGTCAAGTATTATATGGGCTGATCCCCATTCTGTGTGAAATAATTTCAAAGTCTGAGTTATATGAGACTGATCTTACTTTAATTAAAGACTCTTATCAGTGCCTGAAGTGTATAGCATCAGACAAATGTGGCAGTGAAGCTATCATTGACTATGAAGCTTTGAGCACACTTGTAGAAGCATATGCAGAGGGTAACTTTGGTTGTGATGATGCCATTGATGTCATCTTGATGGTTGTGTctgaagaaggaacaaaaactTGGGAAGATGAACCAGAAGCCTTCATGAAACTTATGACTCATGTTGCCCATGAATTTGTTGTAGATCATGGAGAAAATAAATTCAAGTTATGTAATGTTCTCACAAAGTTGTTACAAAGTCAGCCACAGTCAAGTGAAATGGAACAACAAGGGTGGAAACAAGATTTACATAAAGGCATATCAGATATAATATTCAGTAAATTAGGCAGAGAACATCGAATTAGTGGGCTTAGATTAGCAGGAGCAGCACTAGAAAATCTTGGTCTGCCTTGGGTTTTGCAAGCTGGAGCAGAAACAGACACAGGAGAGACAAAAGGGAAACAGCTTCTTCTGATGATGGTTCACTTGTCATGTATTGAAGTTCGTATGGGACTTGAAGATAAAACTTTTGAAGAGGTTGTCTCAATTGCATTGCCCATTACTGCTTGTTACTCAGTTATAGAAATGTCAGTAATTTTCCTTGTGAATGGGGCTGTAGATTTTGAGCAGAAACATAAACAACAGTTATATGAATCCCTTAAAGGTGCTATCAACGCAGTTCTGAAATTTCTTCAGGGAGCATCCTTTGAAGATACAGTTTTAGAAAATTCAAAGACttatatgtttgtatgtgcaACAATTCGTGTCCTCTGTGCTTGGCTGGCTGAGGAAACTGCAGCAAATAAAGATGATGTTTATAAAACTTTAccttttattattaaaatttgTAAGCACAGCTTTGACCACAATAAAACCAGTGTCTCTAAGTCAAAAAAGAAAGGTCACTCTGTAGTGACTCACAAGgcagaggataagaagaaattgcCTGATGTACTTCGGTTTCTTCTCCCAGGGCTCTGTCATCTCACAGCGGAAGATGTTCCTCGTAGAATCTTGATTGATCTTGAGCTGGAAAATTTATTATTTGAATATTTTAGTTTCCACTGGAATAGTATCAAGGATGCTTTTGGTCCCcaagtaaaggaggaagtggaCATTCCTATAGCTAAGATACATGCTGCAGGTGAGGCCATGAGTACAATTAGTAATATATTTATGAACATTGTTGTGCAAGAGCCTGAGCGTGTACAAAATGATGTACTGTACTACTCAGTAATGAAATTTATCTTTTGTAAACTACCTGAAATTCCACCTGAATCATGTCACCTTAAACTTAGTGGAACTTTATGTATACTGGGTCTCATGATATTGAGGCACCAGCACCCTAATGTTAAGAGCACAGATTTCACAATATTCAGGTTTGTTCAGTCTACTGTTCGCTTCCTTTGGGATGCCCATAATGTTGAAGAGAGCAGAGATTATGCCACTCTGGTAGTGTCCTCAAAGTATGAGTCTGACTGGGGTTGTTTAATGGATCTGTGGTTCCTTGGTATGCATACACTgagttttctccttcctattatACCATGGCTGAGTGATTTCTTGATGGAAAGTGAATGGCCTCAAACTATTGTCGCCACTTTATTGACCGTCCGTGAAGGAGGCTTAGATGTGGGACTGAAGAGTGCCTTAGAAGACTTTTTGTCTTTGCTTTGCAAATCTTCAAACACTGCTAATAATATTCTCCAAGAAAAAGGGGTATTACAAGTTTGCAAGAATCACAAACTTGAAGAACTTTCTCATGTCTTTGGTGTAAAACTTTGA